The proteins below are encoded in one region of Tomitella fengzijianii:
- a CDS encoding sigma-70 family RNA polymerase sigma factor codes for MSSPDTGVSKTHRPRAMSRADLDAQSPSADLVRVYLNGIGKTALLTAAEEVELAKCIETGLYARHLLETRPRLGAAKKRDLATIVREGQAARQHLLEANLRLVVSLAKRYTGRGMPLLDLIQEGNLGLIRAMEKFDYAKGFKFSTYATWWIRQAITRGMADQGRTIRLPVHLVEQVNKLARIKRELHQQLGREATDDELAAESGIPKEKISDLLDHSRDPVSLDMPVGTDEEAPLGDFIEDSDATDAETSVIANLLHSDVRSVLATLDDREQQVIRLRFGLDDGQPRTLDQIGKSFGLSRERVRQIEREVMGKLRQGDRAERLRAYAV; via the coding sequence ATGAGTAGCCCCGACACCGGCGTTTCCAAGACCCACCGCCCCCGCGCGATGAGCCGCGCAGACCTGGATGCGCAGAGCCCGTCGGCAGACCTTGTGCGCGTCTATCTCAACGGAATCGGCAAGACCGCGCTGCTCACCGCGGCCGAAGAGGTTGAGCTGGCCAAGTGCATCGAGACGGGCCTGTACGCGCGGCACCTGCTGGAGACCCGCCCGCGGCTCGGTGCGGCCAAGAAGCGCGACCTCGCGACCATCGTGCGTGAGGGCCAGGCGGCCCGCCAGCACCTGCTGGAGGCCAACCTGCGGCTGGTCGTGTCGCTCGCCAAGCGCTACACGGGCCGGGGAATGCCGTTGCTGGACCTGATCCAGGAGGGCAACCTGGGCTTGATCCGCGCGATGGAGAAGTTCGACTACGCCAAGGGCTTCAAGTTCTCCACCTACGCCACCTGGTGGATCCGGCAGGCCATCACCCGCGGCATGGCGGACCAGGGCCGCACCATCCGTCTACCCGTCCATCTGGTCGAGCAGGTGAACAAGCTCGCCCGCATCAAGCGTGAACTGCACCAGCAGCTGGGACGCGAGGCGACCGACGACGAGCTCGCCGCGGAGTCCGGCATCCCCAAGGAGAAGATCTCCGACCTGCTGGACCACAGCCGCGACCCGGTGAGCCTGGACATGCCGGTCGGCACCGACGAGGAGGCGCCGCTGGGCGACTTCATCGAGGACTCCGACGCCACCGACGCGGAGACCTCCGTCATCGCCAACCTCCTGCACTCGGATGTCCGCTCGGTGCTCGCCACCTTGGACGACCGTGAACAGCAGGTCATCCGCCTGCGCTTCGGCCTCGACGACGGCCAGCCGCGCACGCTGGATCAGATCGGCAAGTCCTTCGGGCTCTCACGCGAGCGCGTCCGTCAGATCGAGCGCGAGGTCATGGGCAAGCTGCGCCAGGGCGACCGCGCGGAGCGCCTGCGCGCCTACGCCGTGTGA
- a CDS encoding bifunctional acetate--CoA ligase family protein/GNAT family N-acetyltransferase encodes MTHETENPAPAGADLPAEGEKVYHYPEHWVADVLASDGRAVRMRPITPDDGDKLVEFHSTLSERTRYLRYFGPYPTMSTRDVRHFTHLDYVRRVGMVMELGDKIIAVGSYEGLDNVDDGRSAEVAFVVADNHQGRGLGPVLLEHLAGAAAENGLERFVAEVLAENRHMVSVFREAGYQVSRSYDGGVVHLEFDIDPTEALLSVRNARERAAEARSVRNVLTPRSIAVIGASTDPSKVGHAVLRNLLGAGFTGPVFPVNAEHRSVQGVRAYTSVRDVPDDLDLAVVAVPAEAMDAVIEDCLAKEVKALVVVSAGFSETGPDGQEQERRLVRAARAHGMRVVGPNALGVANTDTAVGLNSTLAPVLPGRGRIGFFCQSGALGIQILDGAAKRRLGLSTFVSAGNRGDVSGNDVLQYWDTDPDTDVVLLYLESFGNPRKFSRIARRVARGKPVVAVKSGRHAVPPALAATGVEIDDATVRALFEQSGVIHVDSIAQLFDCAQVLAYQPLPSGPRVAIVGNSTALGVLAADAVRSEGLEAGDPVDLGARATPEEFAEAVIAAVRSEWVDSVMAVFVPPIAVAPEPYAAALRDAAQQSGKPIVTTFLAEEGIPDMLAVHDGDGNPGRGSVPSYPGPERAATSLARAWRYARWLDVPVSTMARPDGIDTERARALVHGWLAERGQRLLSDSESTALLACYGIDVVPYVEVADEPSAREAAANIGYPVALKARAADWRRRPDLMGVRLDLSSAEAVGSAYADVSALSGSDVVQVQKMAPKGINCVISVQDDPSFGSVISFGLAGVISTLLGDRAYRVLPVTEDEAVELIDAPKGAPLLHGFGFGVPVDKGALVDMVHRVSALIDDIPEVRELVCEPILASADGVAVLETQVRIGHEPRSVDLGPRRLR; translated from the coding sequence ATGACCCACGAGACTGAGAACCCCGCACCCGCAGGCGCCGACCTTCCCGCCGAGGGAGAAAAGGTCTACCACTATCCCGAGCACTGGGTGGCCGACGTCCTCGCGTCGGACGGCCGCGCCGTGCGCATGCGCCCCATCACGCCCGACGACGGTGACAAGCTGGTCGAGTTCCACTCCACGCTGTCCGAGCGCACCCGGTACCTGCGCTACTTCGGGCCGTACCCGACCATGTCGACGCGCGACGTCCGGCACTTCACCCACCTCGACTACGTGCGCAGGGTGGGGATGGTCATGGAACTCGGCGACAAGATCATCGCCGTCGGCAGCTACGAGGGCCTCGACAACGTCGACGACGGCAGGTCCGCGGAGGTCGCCTTCGTGGTGGCCGACAACCACCAGGGCCGCGGGCTGGGACCGGTGCTGCTCGAGCATCTCGCGGGCGCCGCGGCCGAGAACGGGCTCGAACGGTTCGTCGCCGAGGTGCTCGCCGAGAACCGGCACATGGTGTCGGTGTTCCGCGAGGCCGGATACCAGGTCAGCCGCAGCTACGACGGCGGCGTGGTGCACCTGGAGTTCGACATCGACCCCACAGAGGCGCTGCTGTCGGTGCGCAACGCGCGCGAGCGCGCGGCGGAGGCGCGCAGCGTCCGCAACGTGCTCACGCCGCGGTCGATAGCGGTGATCGGCGCCTCCACGGACCCGTCCAAGGTGGGCCACGCGGTGCTGCGCAACCTGCTGGGCGCAGGGTTCACCGGCCCGGTGTTCCCCGTGAATGCGGAGCACCGCTCGGTGCAGGGCGTGCGCGCCTACACGTCGGTGCGCGACGTCCCGGACGATCTCGACCTCGCCGTGGTGGCCGTCCCCGCTGAGGCCATGGACGCGGTGATCGAGGACTGCCTGGCCAAGGAGGTCAAGGCGCTGGTGGTGGTCTCGGCCGGTTTCAGCGAGACCGGGCCGGACGGCCAGGAGCAGGAACGCCGCCTGGTGCGGGCCGCCCGCGCGCACGGGATGCGCGTGGTGGGCCCCAACGCCCTGGGCGTGGCCAACACGGACACCGCGGTGGGTCTCAACTCGACGCTGGCGCCCGTTCTGCCGGGGCGCGGGCGGATCGGCTTCTTCTGCCAGTCGGGCGCGCTGGGCATCCAGATCCTCGACGGCGCGGCCAAAAGGCGTCTCGGACTGTCCACGTTCGTCTCGGCCGGCAACCGCGGCGACGTCTCCGGCAACGACGTCTTGCAGTACTGGGACACCGACCCGGACACCGACGTGGTGCTGCTGTATCTGGAGAGCTTCGGCAACCCGCGCAAGTTCTCGCGGATCGCCCGCCGGGTGGCGCGCGGCAAGCCGGTGGTCGCGGTCAAGAGCGGGCGGCACGCGGTCCCCCCGGCGCTGGCGGCCACCGGGGTGGAGATCGACGATGCGACGGTGCGCGCGCTGTTCGAGCAGTCGGGCGTGATCCACGTCGATTCCATCGCGCAGCTTTTCGACTGCGCGCAGGTGCTGGCCTATCAGCCGCTGCCGAGCGGACCGCGGGTGGCGATCGTCGGCAACTCGACGGCGTTGGGCGTCCTGGCCGCCGACGCCGTCCGCAGCGAGGGGCTCGAGGCCGGGGACCCGGTGGACCTCGGCGCCCGCGCGACGCCCGAGGAGTTCGCCGAGGCGGTGATCGCCGCCGTCCGTTCGGAGTGGGTCGACTCGGTCATGGCCGTGTTCGTGCCGCCCATCGCGGTGGCGCCGGAACCCTACGCGGCCGCGCTGCGCGACGCCGCGCAGCAGTCGGGGAAGCCGATAGTGACGACGTTCCTCGCCGAGGAGGGCATCCCGGACATGCTCGCGGTGCACGACGGCGACGGCAACCCCGGGCGCGGCTCCGTCCCGTCCTACCCGGGCCCGGAGCGGGCGGCCACGTCGCTGGCTCGTGCCTGGCGGTATGCGCGGTGGCTGGACGTGCCCGTGTCCACGATGGCACGGCCGGACGGCATCGACACCGAGCGCGCGCGGGCCTTGGTGCACGGCTGGCTCGCCGAGCGGGGGCAGCGCCTGCTGTCCGACAGCGAGTCCACCGCGCTGCTGGCGTGCTACGGGATCGACGTGGTGCCGTATGTGGAGGTGGCGGACGAGCCGTCCGCGCGGGAGGCGGCGGCGAATATCGGCTACCCGGTGGCGCTCAAGGCGCGCGCCGCGGACTGGCGGCGCCGGCCGGACCTGATGGGGGTGCGCCTGGACCTCTCGTCGGCCGAGGCGGTCGGCAGCGCCTATGCGGACGTGTCGGCGCTGTCGGGCAGCGACGTGGTCCAGGTGCAGAAGATGGCGCCGAAGGGGATCAATTGCGTGATCTCCGTGCAGGACGACCCGTCGTTCGGCTCGGTCATCTCGTTCGGGCTCGCCGGCGTCATCTCGACGCTGCTCGGCGACCGCGCCTACCGCGTCCTGCCGGTCACCGAGGACGAGGCCGTCGAGCTCATCGACGCGCCCAAGGGGGCGCCGCTGCTGCATGGCTTCGGCTTCGGGGTGCCGGTGGACAAGGGGGCCTTGGTGGACATGGTCCATCGGGTGTCGGCGTTGATCGACGACATCCCCGAAGTGCGCGAGCTGGTGTGCGAGCCCATCCTGGCCTCCGCGGACGGCGTCGCCGTCCTGGAGACCCAGGTGCGCATCGGCCACGAGCCGCGGTCCGTGGATCTGGGCCCGCGTCGCCTGCGCTGA
- a CDS encoding acetoin utilization protein AcuC — MSPHTEPGVAGATRGSHGHGPPGGRRAPGDPAVIWSDEYLSYRLSDTHPMNPARLDLTMRLATDLGVLDGVETVSPAQPSDGELLRVHTPAYIAAVRNPHGRVEHGLGTDDNPVFEHMHEASAILAGGSLAAARAIASGSARRAVNIGGGMHHAMSDHAAGFCVYNDCAIAIAWLLDNGFDRVGYVDVDVHHGDGVQRAFIGDPRVLTVSIHQHPATLWPNTGWPAETGFGDAEGSAVNLAVLPGTADALWLRAFHAVVPGALRAFRPQIIVSQCGVDSHREDPLADLNLTVDGHRAAFRAIRDLADELCEGRWLSTGGGGYGVTRVVPRSWTHLLATVLDVDVPVDTPTPERWREAARAVAASASPELMLSAEAPETMGDGGDVDFEPWNGRSDPLPLSAVTQIDKAERDLARIDAAIADTRDNVFPLLGLDPDDPRD, encoded by the coding sequence ATGTCACCTCATACGGAGCCGGGCGTGGCCGGCGCGACGCGCGGAAGCCACGGCCACGGGCCGCCGGGCGGGCGGCGTGCACCGGGGGATCCGGCGGTCATCTGGTCCGACGAGTACCTGTCCTACCGGCTCAGCGACACGCACCCGATGAATCCCGCACGCCTGGACCTGACCATGCGCCTGGCCACGGATCTCGGCGTGCTCGACGGGGTGGAGACTGTCAGCCCCGCCCAGCCCTCGGACGGCGAGCTGCTGCGCGTGCACACGCCCGCGTACATCGCGGCGGTGCGCAATCCGCACGGCCGGGTCGAGCACGGCCTGGGCACGGACGACAACCCGGTGTTCGAGCACATGCACGAGGCCAGCGCCATCCTCGCGGGCGGGTCCCTCGCCGCGGCCCGGGCCATCGCGTCCGGCTCGGCGCGCCGGGCCGTCAACATCGGCGGCGGCATGCACCACGCGATGTCCGACCACGCCGCGGGGTTCTGCGTCTACAACGACTGCGCGATAGCCATCGCCTGGCTGCTGGACAACGGCTTCGACCGCGTCGGGTACGTCGACGTGGACGTCCACCACGGTGACGGCGTGCAGCGCGCGTTCATCGGGGATCCGCGCGTGCTCACCGTGTCGATCCACCAGCATCCGGCGACGCTGTGGCCGAACACCGGCTGGCCCGCGGAGACGGGCTTCGGCGACGCGGAGGGTTCGGCGGTGAATCTGGCGGTGCTCCCGGGCACCGCGGACGCGTTGTGGCTGCGGGCATTCCACGCGGTGGTGCCGGGCGCGCTGCGCGCGTTCCGTCCGCAGATCATCGTCAGCCAGTGCGGCGTGGACAGCCACCGGGAGGACCCGCTGGCCGACCTCAACCTCACCGTCGACGGGCATCGCGCGGCGTTCCGCGCGATCCGTGACCTGGCGGACGAGCTCTGCGAGGGCCGCTGGCTGTCCACCGGGGGCGGCGGGTACGGCGTCACCCGGGTCGTGCCGCGGTCGTGGACACACCTGCTGGCCACCGTGCTCGACGTGGACGTCCCCGTGGACACTCCGACGCCGGAACGATGGCGCGAGGCCGCCCGGGCGGTGGCCGCGTCGGCGTCGCCTGAGCTCATGCTCAGCGCGGAGGCGCCGGAGACGATGGGCGACGGCGGCGACGTGGACTTCGAGCCGTGGAACGGCAGATCGGACCCGCTGCCCCTGAGCGCGGTCACGCAGATCGACAAGGCGGAGCGCGACCTGGCGCGTATCGACGCGGCCATCGCCGACACCCGCGACAACGTATTCCCCCTACTCGGACTGGACCCGGATGACCCACGAGACTGA
- a CDS encoding metal-dependent transcriptional regulator, with the protein MKDLVDTTEMYLRTVYELEEEGVVPLRARIAERLEQSGPTVSQTVARMERDGLIRVGADRRLELTDEGREIAVSVMRKHRLAERLLVDVIGLDWEEVHAEACRWEHVMSEDVERRLISVLGRPTTSPYGNPIPGLHQLGIEQAGMATTPGLTRLSELPQGESTAVVIRRLAEHVQVDTETLGALRDVGVVPNARVTVLVDGDGVYITAVGHESFHLPDDLAHAVQVETIA; encoded by the coding sequence GTGAAAGATCTGGTGGACACCACCGAGATGTATCTCCGCACCGTCTACGAGTTGGAGGAGGAGGGGGTCGTCCCTCTCCGGGCCCGCATCGCGGAACGCCTCGAGCAGTCCGGTCCCACCGTCAGCCAGACTGTGGCGCGCATGGAGCGCGACGGGCTGATCCGCGTCGGCGCCGACCGCCGCCTCGAACTCACCGATGAGGGCCGGGAGATCGCCGTGTCCGTCATGCGCAAGCACCGGCTGGCCGAGCGGCTGCTGGTCGACGTGATCGGGCTGGACTGGGAGGAGGTGCACGCGGAGGCGTGCCGCTGGGAGCACGTGATGAGCGAGGACGTCGAGCGGCGCCTGATCTCGGTGCTCGGCCGGCCGACCACGTCGCCGTACGGCAACCCCATTCCCGGGCTGCACCAGCTGGGTATCGAGCAGGCGGGCATGGCCACCACCCCCGGGCTGACGCGGCTGAGCGAGCTGCCGCAGGGCGAGTCCACCGCGGTGGTGATCCGCCGGCTGGCGGAGCACGTGCAGGTGGACACGGAGACGCTGGGCGCCTTGCGCGACGTCGGCGTGGTGCCCAACGCGCGCGTCACCGTCCTCGTGGACGGCGACGGCGTGTACATCACCGCCGTCGGCCACGAGTCGTTCCACCTGCCCGATGACCTCGCGCATGCCGTCCAGGTGGAGACGATCGCATGA
- the galE gene encoding UDP-glucose 4-epimerase GalE encodes MRLLVTGGAGYVGSACATLLLERGHQVTVLDDLSTGNRDAVPDGADFVEGDAGTDSARVLAAMAADGRGPADGVLHFAAMSLVGESVQDPAQYWRRNVVTTLALLDAMRAAGVPRLVFSSTAATYGEPQQVPIAEDAPTAPTNPYGATKLAIDHAITSYATAYGLAAVSLRYFNVAGAYGSAGENRAVETHLIPLVLQTALGHRESISVFGRDWPTEDGTAVRDYIHVLDLAEAHALALDQASPGGHAVYNLGSGSGFSVQQVIDACGRVTGRGIPVVDAPRRAGDPAVLIASSRKAIDELGWRPSRTGLDEIVADAWRYLQDLGPRARSAPER; translated from the coding sequence ATGCGCCTGCTCGTCACCGGCGGTGCCGGGTACGTGGGCAGCGCTTGCGCCACCCTGCTGCTGGAGCGCGGGCATCAGGTGACGGTCCTCGACGACCTGTCCACCGGCAACCGTGACGCCGTCCCCGACGGCGCCGACTTCGTCGAGGGGGACGCGGGCACCGATTCCGCGCGCGTGCTGGCCGCGATGGCGGCGGACGGCCGCGGACCCGCCGACGGGGTGCTGCACTTCGCGGCGATGTCCCTCGTCGGCGAGTCCGTGCAGGATCCGGCGCAGTACTGGCGGCGCAACGTGGTCACCACCCTCGCCCTGCTGGACGCGATGCGCGCCGCCGGGGTGCCGCGCCTGGTGTTCTCGTCGACGGCCGCCACCTACGGCGAACCGCAACAGGTGCCCATCGCCGAGGACGCGCCCACGGCACCGACCAATCCCTACGGCGCCACCAAGCTGGCGATCGACCACGCGATCACCTCGTATGCCACCGCGTACGGGCTGGCCGCGGTGAGCCTGCGGTACTTCAACGTGGCCGGGGCGTACGGCTCCGCGGGCGAGAATCGCGCGGTGGAGACGCACCTGATCCCGCTCGTGCTGCAGACCGCCCTGGGCCACCGCGAGTCGATCTCGGTGTTCGGCCGCGACTGGCCCACCGAGGACGGCACTGCGGTCCGCGACTACATCCACGTCCTCGACCTCGCCGAGGCACATGCGCTGGCCCTCGACCAGGCCTCCCCCGGCGGCCACGCCGTCTACAACCTGGGCAGCGGCTCCGGCTTCTCCGTCCAGCAGGTGATCGACGCCTGCGGGCGCGTGACCGGCCGCGGGATCCCCGTCGTCGACGCCCCCCGGCGCGCGGGCGACCCGGCGGTGCTGATCGCGTCGAGCCGCAAGGCGATCGACGAGCTCGGCTGGCGCCCCTCGCGCACGGGCCTCGACGAAATCGTCGCCGACGCGTGGCGCTACCTGCAGGATCTGGGACCGCGCGCCCGTTCCGCTCCGGAGCGTTAA
- a CDS encoding DUF4192 domain-containing protein, with protein sequence MTTWRSDTPQRHGDGTPPQPDRIGLGGPGDLIAALPGLLGFVPEDSLVLVLLGGGSGRQVVAALRQDLPVLLAHPEAVDDLAQRLRCMRREETFDVLAVIVDGAWEGPAVPEACHDWLVQQLLMRFGAAPIEVVGAVVASAVADGAPWSELPDGERCGTVPDPHASDLTATHVFHGRTIHGSRAEIEAVLSPDPLELREALVDELGRIAGGVLTRRRTGGAEAVAAEFDDVLAAVAQVDTGDEPSVGESARAALALGNAEVRDAAMGLAVGGKAVAARRLWGMLARRLEGVLRAESAALLAFTAYAAGDGTEAGVAVDAALQVCPGHGLAGLLDEALSLALHPERIRELAEYAVESSAAEGLVVPWLPSSPPARACGGEDGAAASTAS encoded by the coding sequence ATGACCACATGGAGATCAGACACCCCGCAGCGCCACGGCGACGGAACGCCCCCGCAACCTGACCGCATCGGGCTCGGAGGCCCCGGCGACCTCATCGCCGCGCTGCCCGGGCTGCTGGGCTTCGTCCCGGAGGACTCCCTCGTCCTCGTGCTGCTCGGCGGCGGATCCGGCCGGCAGGTGGTGGCCGCGCTCCGTCAGGACCTTCCCGTGCTGCTGGCGCATCCGGAGGCGGTGGACGACCTCGCTCAGCGGCTGCGGTGCATGCGCCGTGAGGAGACGTTCGACGTGCTCGCAGTCATCGTCGACGGGGCCTGGGAGGGGCCCGCGGTTCCGGAGGCCTGCCACGACTGGCTGGTGCAGCAGTTGCTGATGCGGTTCGGCGCCGCGCCGATCGAGGTGGTGGGCGCCGTGGTCGCCTCGGCCGTCGCCGACGGCGCGCCGTGGTCGGAGCTTCCGGACGGCGAGCGCTGCGGGACTGTGCCGGACCCGCACGCCTCCGATCTGACCGCCACGCACGTGTTCCACGGGCGCACCATCCACGGCTCGCGCGCGGAGATCGAGGCGGTACTGTCACCGGATCCGCTCGAATTGCGGGAGGCCCTCGTCGACGAGCTGGGCCGCATTGCCGGCGGGGTCCTCACACGCCGGCGCACCGGCGGCGCCGAGGCGGTGGCGGCGGAGTTCGACGACGTGCTGGCCGCCGTCGCGCAGGTCGATACCGGCGACGAGCCGTCGGTGGGGGAGTCGGCGCGGGCGGCGCTGGCGCTCGGGAACGCCGAGGTCCGCGATGCCGCGATGGGGCTGGCGGTGGGCGGCAAGGCGGTGGCCGCCCGGAGATTGTGGGGAATGCTCGCCCGGCGTCTGGAGGGCGTGCTGCGTGCGGAGTCGGCCGCCCTGCTCGCGTTCACCGCCTACGCGGCCGGCGACGGCACCGAGGCCGGGGTGGCGGTCGACGCCGCCCTGCAGGTATGCCCCGGACACGGACTCGCGGGGCTGCTCGACGAGGCGCTGTCGCTGGCCCTGCATCCGGAACGGATCCGTGAGCTCGCCGAGTACGCCGTGGAGTCGAGCGCGGCGGAGGGGCTGGTCGTGCCGTGGCTGCCGTCCTCGCCGCCGGCGCGTGCCTGCGGCGGCGAGGACGGGGCCGCCGCAAGCACGGCGTCGTGA
- a CDS encoding proteasome assembly chaperone family protein yields MDQDSGMFELEFPLPDVTTPDGSGPVLLHALEGFTDAGHAVRIATAHLLDTLESEPVATFDIDALLDYRSRRPVMTFRDNRFTDYATPRLDLHRVLDANGVPFLLLSGLEPDLKWDRFTGAVCALIDELGVERTIGLSAIPMAVPHTRPTGVTSHSGNSEIRGDYHKWDGEMSIPGSVAGLLELRLTELEHPTLGFAVHVPHYLAQSDYPGSAEKLLECVMENTDLQLPLTELGTAAARVREQIDGQVQGNEEVAGVVKALENQYDAYVTAEERRSSLLAEEGDLPSGEELGAEFERFLAEQFGGKSGDNPGQPFDSGSGRSGGEAPGSGAAEDGTTGESSGDEDPDGSRGDSGDGDDRPRT; encoded by the coding sequence GTGGATCAGGATTCCGGCATGTTCGAGTTGGAGTTCCCGTTGCCGGATGTCACGACGCCCGACGGCAGCGGGCCGGTCCTGCTGCACGCGCTCGAAGGCTTCACCGACGCCGGGCACGCGGTCCGCATCGCCACCGCGCATCTGCTGGACACGCTCGAGTCCGAGCCCGTCGCCACCTTCGACATCGACGCGCTGCTCGACTACCGCTCGCGCCGTCCCGTGATGACCTTCCGGGACAACCGGTTCACCGACTACGCCACGCCGCGCCTCGACCTGCACCGGGTGCTGGACGCGAACGGCGTGCCGTTCCTGCTGCTCTCCGGGTTGGAGCCCGACCTCAAGTGGGACCGCTTCACCGGCGCGGTGTGCGCACTGATCGACGAGCTGGGCGTGGAGCGCACAATCGGCCTCAGCGCGATCCCGATGGCCGTTCCGCACACCCGTCCCACCGGCGTCACCTCCCACTCCGGCAACAGCGAGATCCGCGGCGACTACCACAAGTGGGACGGTGAGATGTCGATCCCCGGCAGCGTCGCCGGGCTGCTCGAGCTGCGCCTGACGGAACTCGAACACCCCACCCTGGGGTTCGCCGTGCATGTGCCGCACTATCTGGCCCAGTCGGACTATCCGGGCTCTGCCGAGAAGCTCCTCGAGTGCGTCATGGAGAACACGGATCTGCAGTTGCCGCTGACAGAGCTGGGCACCGCCGCCGCGCGCGTGCGCGAGCAGATCGACGGGCAGGTGCAGGGCAACGAGGAAGTGGCCGGCGTGGTCAAGGCACTCGAGAACCAGTACGACGCCTACGTCACCGCCGAGGAACGCCGGTCGTCGCTGCTCGCCGAGGAGGGCGACCTTCCCAGCGGCGAAGAGCTGGGCGCCGAGTTCGAGCGTTTCCTGGCCGAACAGTTCGGCGGCAAGTCCGGCGATAATCCCGGGCAACCGTTCGACTCCGGGTCCGGCCGCAGCGGAGGCGAGGCACCGGGCTCCGGGGCCGCCGAGGACGGAACCACAGGTGAGAGTTCCGGTGACGAGGATCCGGACGGCTCCAGGGGCGACTCCGGCGACGGCGACGACCGCCCCCGGACCTGA